One stretch of Nicotiana tabacum cultivar K326 chromosome 18, ASM71507v2, whole genome shotgun sequence DNA includes these proteins:
- the LOC142172648 gene encoding uncharacterized protein LOC142172648: MVQQLTLRLFHTESHVEFVLTLIYAKCDAIERIELWDSLYAMARDMDAPWLVGGDFNVIWDEEEKFGSIFTWWNGRAEEDCIFKRLDRCLANLQFQQTFPGIEVQHLSKTGSDHSPMYLKCDIETPPIKKPFKFLNFWVEHATFKDVVKENWTADFSANPYIFFNHKLKKLKKAFSLWSKATFGDIFQKIASMEEGKATKGSGRIDQMSCTRGEILATKGRHDLVQGRDRNTKFFHAQVRGRRKRLQLNRIQNSGGTWIGEEQEITEEAIKFYEEQFTEATTPSSFDIVENVPNLINTKQNAKLIKQPTKEEVKVAVLGLNGDSAGGPYVSNNWYSILINGQAHGFFKFSRGVKQGDPVSPTLFILAAETLSRGLNALHTNLYFYGFGMPKWSPKINHLAYADDMIIFSSSDETSLMLIMQVLNAYEAASGQLVNKTKSTMYLHHLTDMEVVSKVERITGIHRNDFPIIYLGCPIFYARRKLEYYQPLITKAMDKLQSWQGGTSRHWASWNTLCMPVEEGGISFRSLHDVAKALFNKLWWNFRTKPSLWSSFVCQKYCLGALYFLVPQDFGIDETVHNVHDVTLDGEWDVDRLFEMLPKDLAVHILEKIKPPSPQQVLDMPCWMLETRGHFSVKSAWDYTRRRDEPRTTYRMIWVKGLPFKIAFFMWKVWKAKLPLYDFLKRVGYYMPSKCWCCVQPGEESLQHLFFRSKTARTFWKYFLSTAGIAVEGLTLHQAITKCWTANVYLRLKPVMQALPSCVVWELWKRRNSMKYGDAVTTSRVIYQVSSNLQALMKVRKPGMDMVPHKWQDLLAMMENFTPKLKVTKVMWEFPSAGWLKVNTDGASRGNPGRSSIGFCIRNENGDIVKSVGKEIEETTNIVAEAKAMVEALRCHYEYIILCFQKAKN; encoded by the exons ATGGTCCAACAATTAACACTACGATTGTTTCATACTGAATCGCATGTGGAGTTTGTCCTAACATTGATATATGCTAAATGTGATGCAATTGAGAGGATAGAATTATGGGATTCATTATATGCAATGGCAAGGGATATGGATGCACCATGGCTtgtaggaggagatttcaatgtaaTATGGGACGAAGAAGAGAAGTTTG GTAgcatatttacatggtggaatgggagagcAGAGGAAGACTGCATATTCAAAAGGCTAGATAGATGCTTGGCCAATCTTCAGTTCCAACAAACATTTCCAGGAATAGAGGTGCAACATTTGTCAAAGACTGGTTCCGATCATAGTCCAATGTATCTGAAGTGTGATATTGAAACTCCACCAATAAAAAAGCCTTTTAAGTTCTTGAATTTTTGGGTAGAACATGCAACTTTTAAAGATGTGGTGAAAGAGAATTGGACAGCTGATTTCAGTGCAAATCCTTATATTTTTTTCAAtcacaagttaaaaaaattaaagaaggccTTTTCATTGTGGAGTAAGGCTACATTTGGAGATATTTTCCAAAAGATAGCAAGCATGGAGGAG GGAAAGGCTACAAAAGGTTCAGGCAGAATTGATCAAATGTCTTGCACTAGAGGAGAAATATTGGCAACAAAAGGCAGGCATGACTTGGTTCAAGGAAGGGATAGGAACACTAAGTTCTTCCACGCACAAGTGAGAGGTAGGAGGAAAAGACTTCAGCTTAACAGAATTCAAAATAGTGGAGGAACCTGGATTGGAGAAGAACAAGAAATTACAGAAGAGGCTATCAAATTCTACGAGGAACAGTTCACAGAAGCAACTACTCCTTCATCATTTGATATCGTAGAGAATGTTCCTAATCTGATTAACACTAAGCAGAATGCAAAATTGATTAAGCAACCAACAAAAGAGGAGGTTAAAGTGGCAGTACTCGGACTTAATGGTGATAGTGCTGGGGGGCCATATG TTTCAAACAATTGGTATTCTATTCTAATCAATGGTCAAGCTCATGGGTTCTTTAAGTTCTCAAGAGGAGTAAAACAAGGTGATCCTGTATCTCCAACTTTGTTTATCTTGGCAGCAGAAACATTATCTAGGGGTCTCAATGCACTACATACTAACCTGTATTTTTATGGATTTGGGATGCCAAAGTGGAGTCCAAAGATCAATCATTTGGCGTATGCAGATGACAtgattattttctcatcctcagATGAAACAtctctgatgctgattatgcaagtGCTGAATGCATATGAAGCTGCATCTGGGCAGCTTGTTAACAAGACCAAATCAACTATGTACCTGCATCATTTAACAGACATGGAAGTGGTCAGCAAGGTGGAAAGGATCACAGGCATTCATAGGAATGATTTTCCTATCATATATCTTGGTTGTCCTATATTTTATGCAAGGAGAAAGCTGGAATACTATCAGCCCCTAATTACTAAGGCAATGGACAAACTGCAATCATGGCAGG GAGGAACTAGTAGGCATTGGGCTTCATGGAATACCTTATGCATGCCAGTTGAGGAAGGAGGAATAAGTTTCAGGTCATTGCATGATGTAGCAAAGGCATTATTCAACAAGTTGTGGTGGAATTTCAGAACAAAACCAAGCCTATGGAGCTCTTTCGTATGTCAGAAATACT GTCTTGGGGCACTATATTTTTTAGTTCCTCAGGACTTTGGCATTGATGAAACTGTACATAATGTACATGATGTTACCTTAGATGGTGAGTGGGATGTGGATAGGCTATTTGAAATGCTTCCTAAAGACTTAGCAGTACACATTCTGGAGAAAATAAAACCACCTTCACCTCAGCAGGTTCTTGACATGCCTTGTTGGATGCTGGAAACAAGAGGACATTTCAGTGTTAAGTCAGCATGGGATTATACGAGAAGAAGAGACGAACCAAGAACAACTTATAGGATGATTTGGGTAAAGGGACTGCcttttaaaatagcatttttCATGTGGAAAGTGTGGAAAGCAAAGCTACCTTTATATGATTTCTTGAAAAGGGTAGGCTACTACATGCCATCAAAATGTTGGTGTTGTGTACAGCCTGGCGAGGAATCTCTTCAGCACTTGTTTTTTAGATCAAAAACTGCAAGGACATTTTGGAAGTATTTTCTATCGACGGCAGGAATAGCTGTGGAGGGATTAACATTGCACCAAGCAATCACAAAATGTTGGACTGCAAATGTGTACTTAAGGCTCAAACCAGTAATGCAAGCACTCCCCTCATGTGTAGTCTGGGAACtctggaaaagaagaaatagtatGAAGTATGGTGATGCTGTGACAACTAGCAGGGTGATttatcaagtttcatcaaatctCCAGGCATTGATGAAAGTGAGAAAGCCTGGGATGGACATGGTACCTCACAAATGGCAAGATCTATTAGCTATGATGGAAAATTTCACTCCTAAACTTAAGGTTACCAAAGTCATGTGGGAATTTCCAAGTGCAGGATGGCTAAAAGTTAATACGGATGGTGCATCGAGGGGAAATCCAGGCAGAAGCTCAATAGGTTTTTGTATAAGAAATGAAAATGGTGACATAGTCAAGTCAGTAGGGAAGGAGATTGAGGAGACAACAAACATAGTAGCTGAAGCGAAGGCCATGGTAGAAGCACTAAG GTGCCATTACGAGTATATTATCCTATGCTTTCAGAAAGCCAAGAATTAA